A region of Pyxidicoccus parkwaysis DNA encodes the following proteins:
- the rplT gene encoding 50S ribosomal protein L20, translated as MRVKKGFKARRRRNRILKLAKGYRGRRKNCYKRANQAVERALDYASRDRMQRKRDFRRLWIVRINAAARTVGLSYSKLIAGLAKANIGLNRKVLSDMAIADPAGFAAVANSTKAA; from the coding sequence ATGCGCGTCAAGAAGGGTTTCAAGGCTCGTCGCCGTCGCAATAGGATTTTGAAGCTGGCCAAGGGCTACCGTGGCCGTCGGAAGAACTGCTACAAGCGCGCCAACCAGGCCGTTGAGCGGGCGCTGGACTACGCCAGCCGCGACCGCATGCAGCGCAAGCGGGACTTCCGCCGTCTGTGGATCGTCCGCATCAACGCGGCCGCTCGCACGGTGGGCCTGTCCTACTCGAAGCTGATCGCCGGCCTGGCGAAGGCCAACATCGGGCTGAACCGCAAGGTGCTGTCCGACATGGCCATCGCGGACCCCGCGGGCTTTGCGGCCGTCGCCAACAGCACGAAGGCGGCCTGA
- the rpmI gene encoding 50S ribosomal protein L35: MPKLKTRSSAKKRFDVKKSGKVKHGKAYGKHLFTHAKTPKQKRGNRGTGHLRDMDAKKVIQEMFPYGG, encoded by the coding sequence ATGCCGAAGTTGAAGACCCGTAGCAGCGCGAAGAAGCGCTTCGATGTGAAGAAGAGCGGCAAGGTCAAGCACGGTAAGGCCTACGGCAAGCACCTCTTCACGCACGCCAAGACGCCGAAGCAGAAGCGCGGCAACCGCGGCACTGGCCATCTGCGCGACATGGACGCGAAGAAGGTCATCCAGGAGATGTTCCCCTACGGGGGCTGA